Proteins co-encoded in one Burkholderiales bacterium genomic window:
- the pilW gene encoding type IV pilus biogenesis/stability protein PilW, whose translation MKKILLLGLSVMLAGCIQERVQTTSTSPLEAPPAKQADAKRRAQIHTELGSGYFERGQPGVALEELKEALRADSDYAQAYNVLGLVYMELREDADAERNFRQALKLTPLDSDANNNYGWFLCQRKREQESIKYFLAALKNPLYATPEKSYANAGICSRRSGDEAAAEAYFLKALRLRPDQQPALYNMADLKFKRGQHGEAKSYLVKYMQVTSVPTPESLWLGVRIERRLGDSNAQASYAAQLRKRYPDSRETRALNYGQFE comes from the coding sequence GTGAAAAAAATCCTTTTGCTTGGATTGTCGGTCATGCTTGCCGGCTGCATTCAGGAGCGGGTGCAAACCACGTCCACTTCGCCGCTGGAAGCGCCGCCGGCCAAACAGGCGGATGCAAAACGCCGCGCGCAAATCCACACTGAACTGGGCTCGGGATATTTTGAGCGCGGCCAGCCAGGCGTGGCGTTGGAGGAATTGAAGGAGGCCTTGCGCGCCGATTCCGATTATGCGCAGGCGTACAACGTGCTGGGGCTGGTATACATGGAGTTGCGTGAAGATGCGGACGCGGAGCGCAATTTCCGGCAGGCGCTCAAGCTCACGCCGCTGGATTCGGACGCGAACAACAATTACGGCTGGTTTCTGTGCCAGCGCAAGCGCGAGCAGGAGTCAATCAAGTATTTCCTCGCGGCGCTGAAAAATCCGCTTTACGCCACGCCGGAAAAATCCTATGCCAATGCCGGTATTTGCTCGCGCCGCAGCGGCGATGAGGCGGCCGCCGAAGCCTATTTCCTGAAAGCGCTGCGCTTGCGCCCCGATCAGCAGCCGGCGCTTTATAACATGGCCGACCTCAAATTCAAACGCGGCCAGCACGGCGAAGCCAAATCATATCTGGTCAAGTACATGCAGGTGACGTCGGTGCCAACCCCGGAAAGCCTGTGGCTGGGCGTGCGCATTGAGCGCAGACTGGGCGACAGCAATGCGCAAGCAAGCTACGCCGCGCAATTGCGCAAGCGTTATCCGGACTCCAGGGAAACCCGCGCACTGAATTACGGGCAGTTCGAATGA
- a CDS encoding RodZ domain-containing protein, protein MTEGAADNQTASIGRVLSAARERQGLSVSDVARQLKLAVRQVEALEADDFKSLPRITFVRGFIRNYAKLVQVDVEPLLKAAKLMPPPPQVPEAEHGVAEIPTTSDKKYDWRSYAISGVLAALLAGFFAYEWYHGKLEKDAPKPVNVKREPAPAAVEKSKTETPRKLITEPVPAPPDLAQSSAAAAAQQTDIRPVAPRDRGAEIRLEFVQDTWVEIADKNGKAIFSQLNPAGSTQSVRGVPPFSVVVGNAAGVRIIYNNKPVDLKPYTKVDVARLTLE, encoded by the coding sequence ATGACTGAAGGCGCTGCGGACAACCAAACGGCAAGCATCGGCCGCGTTCTATCCGCGGCGCGTGAGCGCCAGGGCCTGAGCGTGTCTGATGTGGCGCGTCAGCTCAAGCTCGCCGTGCGCCAGGTGGAAGCGCTGGAAGCGGATGATTTCAAGAGCCTGCCGCGCATCACGTTCGTGCGCGGCTTTATCCGCAACTACGCGAAGCTGGTGCAAGTTGATGTCGAGCCGCTGCTCAAGGCCGCCAAACTGATGCCGCCGCCGCCGCAAGTGCCTGAAGCCGAGCACGGCGTAGCGGAAATCCCCACCACTTCCGATAAAAAATACGACTGGCGCAGTTACGCGATATCCGGCGTGCTGGCTGCGCTGCTGGCGGGTTTCTTTGCTTATGAGTGGTATCACGGCAAGCTGGAAAAAGATGCGCCCAAGCCGGTCAATGTAAAACGCGAACCCGCACCCGCAGCGGTGGAGAAAAGCAAAACCGAGACGCCGCGGAAGCTAATAACGGAGCCGGTGCCCGCCCCACCCGACCTGGCGCAAAGCAGCGCGGCGGCAGCGGCACAGCAAACCGATATCAGGCCGGTTGCGCCGCGCGACCGAGGCGCGGAGATTCGCCTGGAGTTCGTGCAGGATACATGGGTGGAGATTGCCGACAAGAACGGCAAGGCGATTTTTTCCCAGCTCAATCCGGCGGGCAGCACGCAGTCAGTGCGCGGCGTGCCGCCGTTTTCGGTGGTGGTCGGTAACGCCGCGGGGGTGAGGATCATTTACAACAACAAGCCGGTGGATTTGAAACCGTATACCAAAGTCGATGTGGCGCGCCTGACTTTGGAGTAG
- the hisS gene encoding histidine--tRNA ligase: MKQNNIQAVRGMNDILPEQAPRWVAFEDTVREWLAAYGYRNIRMPMVEKTDLFVRSIGEATDIVEKEMYTFVGQLNSESLTLRPEGTASCVRAVLEHNLLYPGPLRLYYTGPMFRHERPQQGRYRQFHQIGVEALGFAGPDIDAEHLIMSARLWKKLGLSGIQLQINSLGGAECRSRYRERLKKYLTSFAGQFDQKMKERVERNPLRVLDSKEPAMQPVIEAAPRLIDELDQASLKHFEELQTLLKNAGIAFEINPRLVRGLDYYNLTVYEWVTGRLGAQGTICAGGRYDGLVAQLGGGPAPACGYAMGIERLLALQQREEKQPAPDAYLVHQGELAERQAFQIAEVLRDHGLSVLLNCGGGSFKAQMKKADASGARYAVIIGDDEARANEVSLKPLLEAGEQIRSGLTRIIEKLRKPDV, from the coding sequence ATGAAACAAAACAACATTCAGGCGGTACGCGGGATGAACGACATCTTGCCGGAGCAGGCGCCCCGGTGGGTGGCGTTCGAAGACACGGTGCGCGAGTGGCTGGCCGCCTACGGCTATCGCAACATTCGCATGCCAATGGTTGAAAAAACCGATCTGTTCGTGCGCTCGATTGGCGAAGCGACCGATATCGTCGAGAAGGAGATGTACACCTTCGTCGGCCAGTTAAACAGCGAGAGCCTCACCTTGCGGCCGGAAGGCACCGCTTCCTGCGTGCGCGCGGTGCTCGAGCACAATCTGCTGTATCCCGGGCCGCTGCGTCTTTATTATACGGGCCCGATGTTCCGCCACGAGCGCCCGCAGCAGGGGCGTTACCGCCAGTTCCACCAGATCGGGGTGGAGGCGTTGGGTTTTGCCGGGCCCGATATCGACGCCGAGCACCTCATCATGAGTGCGCGGCTGTGGAAAAAACTGGGTTTATCGGGCATCCAGCTGCAAATCAATTCGCTGGGCGGCGCGGAGTGCCGTAGCCGCTACCGCGAGCGGCTGAAAAAATATCTAACATCGTTTGCTGGCCAGTTTGACCAAAAGATGAAAGAACGCGTGGAAAGAAACCCGCTGCGCGTGCTCGACAGCAAGGAGCCGGCGATGCAGCCCGTCATCGAAGCCGCGCCGCGGCTCATAGATGAGCTGGACCAGGCTTCGCTCAAGCACTTTGAAGAGCTGCAGACGCTGCTCAAGAACGCGGGCATTGCCTTCGAAATCAACCCACGCCTGGTGCGCGGGCTCGATTACTACAACTTGACGGTGTACGAGTGGGTCACCGGCAGGCTGGGCGCGCAAGGCACGATCTGTGCCGGCGGACGCTACGACGGATTGGTTGCACAATTGGGTGGCGGGCCCGCGCCGGCGTGCGGCTACGCCATGGGCATCGAGCGCCTGCTGGCGCTGCAACAGCGGGAAGAAAAGCAACCTGCACCCGATGCTTATCTGGTGCATCAGGGCGAACTTGCCGAGCGCCAGGCATTCCAAATTGCGGAAGTCCTGCGCGACCATGGCTTGAGCGTGCTCCTGAATTGCGGCGGCGGCAGTTTCAAGGCGCAAATGAAAAAAGCGGATGCCAGCGGCGCCCGTTACGCCGTGATTATCGGCGATGACGAAGCGCGGGCCAATGAAGTAAGCCTGAAACCCTTGCTCGAAGCGGGCGAACAGATCCGCTCAGGATTGACACGGATTATCGAGAAACTGAGGAAACCCGATGTATGA
- a CDS encoding tetratricopeptide repeat protein, whose amino-acid sequence MYDLQEQEQIEEFKAWWKENGRLVITIVVVFALGAAAVQGWRHYQHTQARQAAALYGALEELLPGKDAKKIQETAGAIVERFPSTAYAARAALIAAKTNYDSGDVKSAKAQLQWVIDNASEDELRDMARLRLGSALLDEKNYAEALSLLEAKHSPAYDPLFYDLKGDLLVAQGKTAEARGAYQTALDKSDKKSNYRSLIQVKLDALGGK is encoded by the coding sequence ATGTATGACTTGCAGGAACAAGAGCAGATAGAGGAGTTTAAAGCCTGGTGGAAGGAAAACGGCAGGCTGGTGATTACCATCGTGGTGGTTTTCGCCTTGGGTGCGGCGGCAGTGCAAGGCTGGCGCCATTACCAGCACACGCAGGCCCGGCAGGCGGCCGCACTTTATGGGGCGCTGGAGGAACTGCTGCCGGGCAAGGACGCCAAAAAAATTCAGGAGACGGCGGGCGCCATCGTCGAAAGATTTCCATCCACCGCCTACGCCGCGCGCGCCGCATTGATTGCCGCCAAGACCAATTATGATTCGGGCGATGTTAAAAGCGCCAAGGCGCAGCTGCAATGGGTCATTGACAACGCTTCCGAAGACGAGCTTCGGGACATGGCGAGGCTGCGGCTTGGCAGCGCGCTGCTCGATGAAAAAAATTATGCCGAGGCGCTTTCGCTCCTCGAAGCCAAACACAGCCCGGCCTATGACCCGCTGTTTTACGATCTCAAGGGAGACCTCCTGGTTGCCCAAGGCAAAACCGCCGAGGCGAGGGGCGCCTACCAGACGGCGCTCGACAAAAGCGACAAGAAAAGCAATTACCGCAGCCTGATTCAGGTCAAGCTGGACGCTCTGGGAGGAAAGTAA
- the bamB gene encoding outer membrane protein assembly factor BamB gives MKRRFSWAVVPLLVLFLCACSDFLGFGSDPDTGEKPARLVTFTRTAKAAVKWKKDVGPSGAYVFAPGFASDSVYAANDEGELMRYDAVSGKLIWRVDTKRRLSGGVGAEHNIVLVGDLKGELLAFDSEGYLLWKSQLTSEILSPARVADGIVVVRTEDGRIFGLEAETGKRKWVYQRSTPALSVRSFASVAITHGGVFAGFAGGKLVAIDLGTGNIGWEATVALPRGTTELERVTDITSVPVVDQERVCAVAYQGRVACFDLLRGNLLWSREISSIAGMTLDERNVYVSDDKGGVIALDKFSGASVWKQAKLFGRKLTAPLVFGRYVVVSDFHGYVHFLSREDGAFAARLSTDGSRVFAPPIVLPRSLLVQTHGGRLFAMTIQSNP, from the coding sequence ATGAAGCGGCGGTTTTCCTGGGCGGTCGTGCCGCTGCTTGTGCTTTTCCTTTGCGCCTGCTCCGATTTCCTCGGTTTTGGCAGCGATCCGGATACCGGGGAGAAGCCGGCGCGGCTGGTGACGTTCACGCGCACCGCCAAAGCCGCAGTCAAGTGGAAAAAGGACGTCGGCCCGTCCGGCGCGTACGTATTCGCCCCGGGGTTCGCCTCCGACAGCGTTTACGCCGCCAACGATGAGGGCGAACTCATGCGCTACGACGCCGTGAGCGGAAAGCTGATTTGGCGGGTGGACACCAAGCGCAGGCTCTCCGGGGGCGTCGGCGCCGAGCATAATATAGTGCTGGTGGGCGATTTGAAAGGCGAACTGCTGGCGTTTGACAGCGAAGGTTATCTGCTGTGGAAATCGCAACTCACCAGCGAAATCCTGAGTCCCGCCCGCGTGGCGGACGGAATCGTGGTGGTGCGCACCGAAGACGGGCGGATTTTCGGGCTGGAAGCGGAAACCGGCAAGCGCAAGTGGGTCTACCAGCGCAGCACCCCGGCGCTTAGCGTGCGTTCGTTTGCCAGCGTGGCGATTACGCACGGCGGGGTATTTGCCGGATTTGCCGGCGGCAAGCTGGTCGCGATCGACCTTGGCACCGGAAATATCGGTTGGGAAGCGACGGTGGCGCTGCCGCGCGGCACCACTGAATTGGAGCGCGTCACCGACATTACCAGCGTTCCGGTGGTGGATCAGGAACGCGTTTGCGCGGTGGCGTACCAGGGACGAGTGGCGTGTTTTGACCTGTTGCGCGGCAATCTACTTTGGTCGCGCGAAATCTCGAGCATCGCCGGCATGACCCTGGATGAGCGCAATGTCTATGTGAGCGACGACAAGGGCGGGGTGATTGCACTGGACAAGTTTAGCGGCGCCAGCGTGTGGAAACAGGCCAAGCTTTTCGGGCGCAAGCTTACCGCACCGCTGGTGTTTGGCCGCTATGTGGTTGTTTCCGATTTTCACGGTTATGTGCATTTCCTGTCGCGTGAAGACGGCGCCTTTGCCGCGCGTCTTTCCACCGATGGCAGCCGCGTCTTCGCGCCGCCGATTGTGCTGCCGCGAAGTCTTTTGGTGCAGACGCACGGCGGCCGGCTGTTCGCCATGACGATCCAATCCAATCCGTGA
- the der gene encoding ribosome biogenesis GTPase Der, translating into MKPTLVLVGRPNVGKSTLFNRLTKSRNAIVAKVPGLTRDRHYGQGRIGTRPFLVVDTGGLEPAARQGILPEMAKQTLQAVAEGDRILFLVDAREGLTATDRMIADNLRKCGRPLYLVVNKAEGMASALAASEFHELGLGEPLPIAAAHGEGVNELVELILADAPDEETPLQQDTHPKIAIVGRPNVGKSTLVNALLGEERVIVFDEPGTTRDSIYVDFERQGKRYTLIDTAGLRKRGKVVETVEKFSMLKTLQAVADANVAVLVLDAQNQITEQDAHIAGIILEAGRALVVALNKWDGLGWAEREQVKRDLAWKLKFLDFAQVHTISAQEGQGLVALMKAVDAAYTAAMAKLPTPRLTRVLMGAVTRQQPPRSGLIRPKLRYAHQGGRNPPRIVVHGNALDAVPDSYWRYLEGVFRVAFKLQGTPLKVEFKRGRNPYAGKKA; encoded by the coding sequence ATGAAACCCACCCTGGTCCTGGTCGGTCGCCCCAATGTCGGCAAATCCACGCTGTTTAACCGGCTCACCAAAAGCCGCAATGCCATCGTCGCCAAAGTCCCCGGCCTGACCCGCGATCGCCATTATGGGCAGGGCAGAATCGGAACCAGGCCGTTTCTGGTGGTGGATACCGGCGGCCTCGAGCCGGCGGCCAGGCAGGGCATTCTGCCGGAAATGGCGAAACAAACGTTGCAAGCGGTGGCGGAAGGCGACCGCATTCTGTTTCTGGTCGATGCGCGGGAAGGATTGACGGCCACGGACCGGATGATTGCCGATAATCTTCGCAAATGCGGGCGCCCGCTCTATCTGGTGGTGAACAAGGCGGAAGGAATGGCGTCTGCTCTAGCCGCATCCGAATTTCACGAGCTGGGTTTGGGCGAACCCTTGCCGATAGCGGCGGCGCATGGCGAAGGCGTGAACGAGCTCGTCGAGTTGATTTTGGCCGATGCGCCAGACGAGGAAACGCCGCTGCAGCAAGACACTCACCCGAAAATCGCCATCGTCGGCCGTCCCAACGTCGGCAAATCCACTTTGGTTAACGCCCTGCTGGGCGAGGAGCGGGTTATCGTGTTCGATGAACCCGGCACCACCCGCGACAGCATTTACGTGGATTTCGAGCGGCAAGGCAAGCGTTACACGCTGATCGACACCGCCGGCTTGCGCAAGCGCGGCAAGGTGGTGGAGACGGTCGAGAAATTTTCCATGCTCAAAACCCTGCAGGCGGTGGCGGATGCCAATGTGGCGGTGCTGGTTCTCGATGCGCAAAACCAGATCACCGAACAGGACGCGCACATTGCCGGCATCATTCTGGAAGCGGGGCGGGCCTTGGTGGTGGCGTTGAACAAGTGGGACGGCCTTGGCTGGGCCGAGCGCGAACAGGTCAAGCGCGATCTGGCGTGGAAGCTCAAGTTTCTCGACTTCGCCCAGGTCCACACTATTTCGGCGCAGGAAGGACAGGGCCTAGTCGCCTTGATGAAAGCGGTGGATGCGGCGTATACGGCGGCGATGGCGAAACTCCCCACCCCCAGGCTGACCCGTGTCTTGATGGGCGCGGTCACCAGGCAGCAACCGCCGCGCTCGGGGCTCATCCGCCCGAAATTGCGCTACGCCCATCAAGGCGGCCGCAACCCGCCGCGGATCGTGGTTCACGGCAATGCCCTGGATGCGGTGCCGGACAGCTACTGGCGCTATCTGGAGGGCGTATTTAGAGTGGCATTCAAACTGCAGGGCACGCCGCTCAAGGTGGAATTCAAGCGCGGCCGCAACCCCTATGCCGGGAAAAAGGCTTGA
- the hfq gene encoding RNA chaperone Hfq, with amino-acid sequence MTKGQLLQDPFLNALRKEHVPVSIYLVNGIKLQGQIESFDQYVVLLKNTVTQMVYKHAISTVVPARPVSIPPFEPSSSSES; translated from the coding sequence ATGACCAAAGGGCAATTGTTACAAGACCCGTTTTTGAACGCTCTCCGCAAGGAACATGTGCCGGTTTCGATTTATCTGGTGAACGGCATCAAACTGCAAGGGCAAATCGAATCGTTTGACCAGTATGTAGTGTTGCTGAAGAACACAGTCACGCAAATGGTATACAAGCACGCCATTTCCACCGTGGTTCCCGCCAGGCCGGTGAGCATACCACCGTTCGAGCCATCCTCATCCTCGGAAAGTTGA
- the hflX gene encoding GTPase HflX — protein sequence MFERPDSGSTAVLVGLDFGEAGYEESLQELKLLARSAGIDARSLIQGKRSRPDPAFFAGTGKVGEIALALRQTFAHLVIFNHELSPAQERNLEKQLRCRVVDRTSLILDIFARRAKSHEGKLQVELAQLRHLATRLVRGWTHLERQKGGIGLRGPGETQLETDRRLLARRVKVLKDKLARLCRQREVQRRARRRTKVMSVSLVGYTNAGKSTLFNSLTHAHAYCADQLFATLDTTTRKLFVEGHGTVALSDTVGFIRGLPHTLVEAFRATLEETAQADLLLHVVDASHPDRERQIEEANKVLAEIGADALPQILVFNKIDLCGWKAGVERDEYGKITRIRLSAQSAEGIELVRQALLEASEFPETAKVPIAPGLNREPAVRDKTELCSKHYGIE from the coding sequence ATGTTCGAGCGTCCCGACAGCGGGAGTACGGCAGTATTAGTCGGCCTCGATTTCGGCGAAGCCGGCTACGAGGAAAGCCTGCAGGAACTCAAGCTCCTGGCAAGAAGCGCCGGCATCGACGCCCGCAGCCTGATCCAGGGAAAACGCTCAAGACCCGACCCCGCGTTTTTTGCCGGCACCGGCAAAGTCGGGGAAATTGCGCTGGCTTTGCGCCAAACTTTCGCGCACCTCGTCATTTTCAACCACGAATTGTCCCCGGCCCAGGAGCGCAATCTGGAAAAGCAGTTGCGCTGCCGGGTGGTGGACCGCACCAGCCTCATTCTCGACATCTTCGCCAGGCGCGCCAAAAGCCATGAAGGCAAACTTCAAGTGGAGCTCGCGCAGCTTAGGCATCTTGCCACCCGCCTGGTACGCGGCTGGACGCACTTGGAAAGGCAAAAGGGCGGCATCGGATTGCGGGGCCCCGGTGAGACCCAGTTGGAAACCGACCGGCGTTTGCTCGCCAGGCGCGTCAAGGTGCTCAAGGATAAATTGGCAAGACTGTGCCGCCAGCGCGAAGTGCAGAGAAGGGCGCGCCGCCGCACCAAGGTGATGTCGGTATCTCTCGTGGGCTACACCAACGCCGGCAAGTCCACGCTCTTCAACAGCCTCACTCACGCCCACGCTTATTGCGCCGACCAGCTGTTTGCCACGCTGGATACCACTACGCGCAAATTGTTTGTTGAGGGTCATGGCACGGTGGCGCTGTCAGATACGGTTGGCTTTATCCGTGGTCTTCCGCACACGCTGGTGGAAGCTTTCCGCGCCACGCTGGAAGAAACCGCGCAGGCGGATTTGCTGCTACATGTGGTGGACGCGAGCCATCCTGACCGCGAGCGGCAGATTGAGGAAGCGAACAAAGTGCTGGCGGAAATCGGCGCGGATGCCTTGCCGCAGATACTGGTGTTTAACAAGATCGATTTGTGCGGCTGGAAGGCGGGCGTGGAGCGGGACGAGTATGGTAAAATTACCCGTATTCGTTTGAGCGCACAAAGCGCGGAAGGCATCGAACTGGTGCGGCAGGCGCTCCTCGAAGCCAGCGAATTTCCCGAAACAGCAAAAGTACCGATAGCGCCCGGCCTGAACCGGGAGCCTGCGGTGCGCGACAAAACCGAACTGTGCAGCAAACATTATGGCATTGAATGA
- the hflK gene encoding FtsH protease activity modulator HflK, with protein sequence MALNDPQWGRRGNQGPPDLEAVWRKFNEKLNSLFGRGRESGGGPTPDSPKPFGGRLGLLAVLVLVVWLASGIYIVDASQRGLVLHFGKYVETTQPGPHWRLPYPIESVEIVNLSQVRTKEVGYRNNVKSKVLTESLMLTDDENIIDIQFAVQYILKSPEDYLFNNREPDDAVLQVAETAIREIVGKSKMNFVLYEGREQVAAHATRLMQEILDRYKTGILISKVTMQNAQPPEQVQASFDDAVKAGQDRERQKNEGQGYANDVIPKARGSSARLLQEAEGYRQRVMANAEGDAARFRQILVEYSKAPAVTRDRLYLDMMQQILSSTSKVLIDQKSGANLLYLPLDKLMQMSTATAPPQEVPPRAAAPESQQPESTARSREAFRSRDREERQ encoded by the coding sequence ATGGCATTGAATGATCCGCAATGGGGCAGGCGCGGCAACCAGGGGCCTCCCGATCTCGAAGCAGTCTGGCGCAAATTCAACGAAAAATTGAATTCGCTGTTCGGCCGCGGCCGTGAGTCCGGCGGCGGGCCCACGCCCGATTCGCCCAAGCCCTTCGGCGGCAGGCTGGGCTTGCTCGCCGTTCTGGTTTTGGTCGTCTGGCTGGCGAGCGGTATTTATATCGTTGATGCCTCGCAGCGCGGCCTGGTGCTGCATTTTGGAAAATATGTGGAAACCACGCAGCCCGGGCCGCACTGGCGCCTGCCTTATCCCATCGAAAGCGTGGAAATCGTCAACCTCTCGCAGGTGCGCACCAAGGAAGTGGGCTACCGCAACAACGTGAAAAGCAAGGTGCTGACGGAATCGCTGATGCTCACCGATGACGAGAACATCATCGATATCCAGTTTGCGGTGCAGTACATCCTGAAAAGCCCTGAGGATTACCTTTTCAACAACCGCGAGCCGGATGATGCGGTGCTGCAAGTGGCGGAAACCGCGATTCGTGAAATCGTCGGGAAAAGCAAAATGAATTTCGTGCTCTACGAGGGGCGCGAGCAAGTGGCGGCGCACGCCACGCGCCTGATGCAGGAGATTCTCGACCGCTACAAGACCGGCATCCTGATCAGCAAGGTGACGATGCAAAACGCCCAGCCGCCGGAACAGGTGCAGGCGTCGTTTGACGACGCGGTAAAAGCGGGGCAGGACCGCGAGCGGCAGAAGAACGAAGGCCAGGGTTACGCCAACGACGTGATACCGAAAGCGCGCGGTTCGTCCGCGCGCCTGCTGCAGGAAGCCGAAGGCTACCGGCAGCGGGTGATGGCCAACGCCGAAGGCGACGCCGCGCGTTTCAGGCAAATTCTGGTGGAATACAGCAAGGCGCCGGCGGTGACGCGCGACCGCTTGTATCTGGACATGATGCAGCAAATCCTTTCCAGCACCAGTAAAGTGCTGATCGACCAGAAATCCGGGGCCAATCTGCTGTATCTGCCTCTGGACAAACTCATGCAAATGAGCACCGCCACCGCTCCCCCGCAGGAAGTGCCGCCGCGGGCGGCCGCCCCTGAGTCGCAACAACCTGAAAGCACCGCGCGCTCGCGCGAGGCATTCAGAAGCCGCGATCGGGAGGAGCGCCAATGA
- the hflC gene encoding protease modulator HflC yields MRSASAVLVALIVVLVLTSLSLFTVDQRQNAIVFRLGEIKSVKKEPGLYFKVPLLDNVRYFETRILTLASPESERFLTSEKKNVLVDSFVKWRIVDVKQYYVSVGGDEQRAQTRLAQTVNSSLRDEFGNRTVHDVVSGERDKIMELMRDKANEDARKIGVQVLDVRLKRVDLPQEVSESVYHRMEAERKRVANELRSTGFAESEKIRADADRQREVIIAEAYREAQRIKGQGDARAAAIYAEAYQQNPEFYAFYRSLEAYRQSFKSKNDVLVLDPNSEFFKYLKHAGKPGK; encoded by the coding sequence ATGAGAAGCGCGAGCGCGGTACTGGTTGCCCTGATCGTGGTGCTGGTGCTGACGAGCCTGTCCCTGTTCACCGTGGACCAGCGGCAGAACGCCATCGTGTTCCGTCTGGGTGAAATCAAATCGGTCAAAAAGGAGCCGGGGCTTTATTTCAAGGTGCCGCTGCTCGACAACGTGCGCTACTTCGAGACGCGCATTCTGACTTTGGCTTCGCCGGAGTCGGAGCGTTTTCTCACCTCGGAAAAGAAAAATGTGCTGGTGGATTCCTTCGTCAAATGGCGCATCGTGGACGTGAAGCAGTATTACGTGAGTGTCGGCGGGGACGAGCAGCGCGCGCAGACGCGGCTGGCGCAGACGGTGAACTCGAGCCTGCGCGACGAATTCGGTAATCGCACGGTGCACGACGTGGTGTCCGGCGAGCGCGACAAGATCATGGAGCTGATGCGCGACAAGGCCAACGAGGACGCACGCAAGATCGGCGTGCAGGTGCTGGACGTGCGCCTGAAGCGGGTGGATCTGCCGCAGGAAGTGAGCGAGTCGGTGTACCACCGCATGGAAGCCGAGCGCAAGCGCGTGGCCAATGAATTGCGCTCGACCGGCTTCGCCGAGTCGGAAAAAATCCGCGCCGACGCCGACCGTCAGCGTGAGGTGATCATCGCCGAGGCCTACCGTGAAGCGCAGCGCATCAAGGGCCAGGGCGATGCCCGGGCCGCGGCGATTTATGCCGAGGCCTATCAGCAGAATCCCGAATTCTACGCTTTTTACCGCAGTCTCGAAGCTTACCGGCAAAGCTTCAAGAGCAAAAACGACGTGCTGGTGCTGGACCCCAATTCGGAGTTTTTCAAATACCTAAAACACGCCGGCAAACCGGGCAAGTAG
- a CDS encoding DUF2065 domain-containing protein encodes MSKLLLTAFALMLVLEGVLPFLLPAIWREAFKRLTEMTDGQIRFIGLSSMLVGLLLLYLVR; translated from the coding sequence ATGTCCAAACTGTTGCTGACTGCGTTCGCCCTGATGCTGGTGCTGGAAGGCGTGTTGCCGTTTCTGCTGCCGGCCATCTGGCGCGAAGCCTTCAAGAGACTTACCGAAATGACCGACGGCCAAATCCGCTTTATCGGTTTGAGCTCGATGCTCGTCGGTTTGCTGCTGCTTTATCTGGTGCGATGA